The Anastrepha obliqua isolate idAnaObli1 chromosome 5, idAnaObli1_1.0, whole genome shotgun sequence DNA window CGTAAAGagagattgcaaataaaatcatCAACATTGGTTgaattatttaagttttctttaaagctatctgccaaaaaaaaaagccgaaaaagcatcaaaaatctcattatttattattttcatactgTGGATAAAATGTTTAAGCATTTAAGCTAGACCTTAACTTTTCTAGGGGTTAATTttgtgtgtgtcttgatgttgttcctgaAATGAAGGGACCTGCCTCCGAATAGCTGATAGAAATACACTTCGAGGTTTcacattgtctgccgaggagcgaccgctattcgagaaaagcttttatatcaattggtgtttcataTCCGCGGTTTTGAGGCTGtgtacttccgaatggtagtcactcaccaaaCAATTCGTTTACGGCGGCCGCTAAACTCTTCTGTtaactaagttttttttaatattttatttattctagttCTAgttctaacgggtgattttttagctattatttttttaaacagttggtttaaacagctgacgcacgtttcgggTTTTGGTTTACTGTCAAacatttaaccatgaatcgtcttacaaacgaacaacgcttgcaaatcattgattttattataaaaatgcgtgttctgttaagacagtttatcgcgcgcttcttccattttatggtcagtttaatcgacccacttaagcggctattcgagctattgtgactaaatttagaaccaaatttacattattggacatcaaaccgccaatcaccaacacgcttacgtagagtgcgaactgaagaaaatatcgcagctgtatcggacagtgttaatgatgaccatcaattatcgattcgacGCCGTTTGcaacaattgggcctctgttactcaacaattggtaaattttgcgaaaggatttgggtgtgaagcctttcaaaatacagctggtgtaagaattgaagccgaaagatctaccgcaacgcagaatttttggtgaatgggctcttggaaagttggccgaagatccacttttttatcgaaaaattgtgttcagcgacgaagctcatttttggatcaatgggtatgtaaataagcagaattgtcgattttggagtgaagatcacccggaggaattgcaagagctaccaatgtatccagaaaaggtcacagtttggtgcggtttatgggctggaggtatcattggaccggacttcttcaaagatgctgcgaatcgtgtGATATCcaaccgtgaaatgatatccaacttttttttgcccaaaatgcaagagcttgacttgcatgacatgtggtttcagaaagacggtgccacatgccacacagcacgcgtaacaatggacttgttgagaggcgagttcggtgaacattttatttcacgttcgggacctgtcaattggccacccagatcgtgcgatataacgcctttagattatttgttaaagctcatgtctattcagacaagcctgcttcaattaacgcatgggaagacaacattaaagcatttatatgtgagataccggccgaaacattggagaGAGTATGCCAAAGCGgatggactaagcggatggaccatttgaagcgcagtcgtggtcaacatttgcatgaaataatcttcaaacattaaattatatggactgaacaatcgatttaaataaaaatttcatgcatttttctgaattttacgcgtgtttttttgaacaactttcctatagctcttaaaaaatcaccctttacttatacttatatatgtttatattcgtttgtggaaaataaaatccattattttgggGTAAAATTTTTGCCgaaataaaactgttttatggttgatctttagctcctgagcgatgctaTGACTGGCAACATGGCGATCAAATTCGATTACTTCTGTGATTTGATCAACATttctaacatcaaaaatgcctcaaCGGCATAGGCGAAATCACGACTTCCTTGTGGGCACCACTCTCTGGCTGCCTTtacaaataagaattaaaaaaaatactaagataaagttaaaaaaaatctaaaaacaaaaaaaaaaaaaatttaaataaaaaaaaattaaaaaacacttaattttGCTccaacaaattattatttatataaactaaaaatcttatttaattttttttattacactaattatatacttataattcCGATCGAAAAACcacacaattatttttttttagcgagacaccctaatgtgcatacatacatatgtatatttgccTTTTACACGCTTTTCTTGTCAACAAAAAGCTGACAAATGGGCCAACGCTTTACCGGCGTTTTATTAGCTTCGCATGCATACTTACGTACTGGGTTAATCGCCGCTTTATTCAAGCGAAGTTATTCAATAATGAACTCAGcagttaaaatacattttagttATTTGGTTTTCGTTGGGGAATgtactatacttttataaaaaaaaaatgaaatgtaatgtttattttaagaaagtcgaacaataaataataataataataaataataataatatattataaaaaaacataaaaaacttatatacaaaaaaataatgaaaacttgGCTTCCATTATTTGAATGCACACATCTCTTATCAACTAATTGctaatttattatttcactACTTATTCGAATTGCGTTAAGTACGTATTTGTGTTAGTGCGGaatgttatttaatatttctatgTACTTTAGTTCATCACTCATCTTATTTGTATTcgtgtgtttaaaaaaataatagcaataaaaaaaaatcaactcgaACTTCTCATCCCCTTCATTCTTCACTCTGTCTAGGTAAgcaatttaaatcaaaatatattaatgaaTTCCGTTTTATGcttttctttctctttcaccTTCCAGCTAACGGCCAATGTCAGCAACCCAACGGCACCCAACCCATCTCTGGCTCCTGCGATGCTTATATCGAGTGCAAGGATGGCGTTGCTGAGGAGAAACTATGCCCCGATGGCCTACTCTACAATCCAAAATCCTCTGGCTATCCTTGCGGCTATCCAATCGATGTCGAATGCTCACAGGGACAAGCACGTCTCCAGGCCGCCCAACCAACCGACGAATGTCCACACCAATTCGGTTACTATAGTATGGGTGATTCCCGCAATTGTGGCAAATTCAAGAACTGCGCCTCCGGACGTGGTTTCGTATTCGACTGCCCCGAAGGCTTGGCATGGAACAAGGATACTTACAAATGCGATTGGCCCGATCAAGTGCCTGACTGTGATGCCGAAGCTTTCCTTGGATTTAAGTGTCCACCACCGAAGCCATCGCCCAGAGGTGCATTCATTGGCGAACCCGAAAAGGAGTATGATTTCTATCCATCGAACGACAACTGCCAGGTCTATTTCATCTGTATAGAGGGGCGTCCACGTCGTATTGCATGTGATGAAGCGAGCGCCTTCAATCCGGAAACCCAAGTCTGTGACGACATTGAGAATGTGCCAACTTGCAGTCCTGACGTACAACAGCGTGGACAGGAGATTAAGAATGCGCGCCTATCAGCGCAGACAGCGGCAGCAGCGAAAAGGAGattctaagaaataaaaaaactaatttacttATCtactttaaaatgtttttgttttttctttttttgatactCTAGTCCATAGTGAAAAATGAAAAGATTCAATTTGGccattttgtatgtttttgtcATCAATTAAATCGGACAAACAAACAGTTATGTgtgtgttttattaatttttcttagtaTTGCTAGAATTTCGCACCTTTAAATGAACTAAAACTGTGGAATTTTTTCTATCGATTTCAGGTAAAGTTGTTTCCTCAAGCTATCTGAAGTTAGCATTAATGTATTTCCACGACCTCGCTTACTATGCATGCACTCCTcttctttacatattttatcGCCACAATGGGGTCTAGGTTCGAAAACCGgcaagaaaaggtttttttacaTGTAGAATCTAACAATcaagtatttgttgttgtattagcAGTATGTAACATTTCCCATAATTGTTTGTGTGGTTTTTCATGAAGTGACAGACCTTAActgaatataaatccgggttgttccCGTAAAGTAGAGCCAAATATCGTCGAAATTAAATCAAGTAGTCGGTTATTCACGGAAATGCGTCGTTGCTCTATATCCTGCGGGCAAAGCCTAATTTTCATATAGTGATCGTGGACGCGTAGTATCAAATCAGAGATTTTGATATCAGTgtcttaaatttattgtagagTATTGGCTCTCGTTGTACTCTGGCAAAGTGAGCGAAAGGCGTGATGAAAGGCCAGGTTTTAGTATGCAGCATTTCATAAGTCGTTTGAGAAGTGCAGCGAGAAGTGATGATGAATAAAATAATGACTAATCAGCTAAGCTTGTTGCATATTTGTAGATGATAAGAATATTAAACACAAGTTACTTAACAATGACTTTTTTGTGCCAGATATAGTATTTGAAAACACTTTTCTTCTATCAAGCGCCAGACAGACACTTGCTTGTAGATCAGCAGAATTCCCCAGTTTTAGTTTCAATAATTTCGAATGATATCACAATTagtttttttgggtgtttggccgaatttctcctcctttttgtggcgtacgtcttgatgttgttcggcaaatggagggatctagaATTTTAAGCCGaatctgaacggcagatattttttataaggagctttttcatggcagaaatccaCTTGGAAGtattccattgcctgccgagaggcgatcgctattagaaaaagcattttctatcattttgtttAATGCTCGGATATTCGAATCTACGCACTTCCACATTAAAACTCTATAATCAACTTTATGGACGAACAAAGGGCAGTCGAAGTTCTCATTAAGTATGAGGAACGGTAGTGAGTGATGTCAATTcatgttgaaaatattatatttcagagGCCTAGTCAGGATCTTAGTGAATTTTAAAGAATCAGCTGGTTAGCTGACGTCACCGGGTCATGGCAGCGGTttgttttcggaaaaactgagattgtgttggtgatataaagggttttccaataacaggtgttattttaggatggattgcgctatcgagagatgattaacgattttttatggccagaattggatggtattgatctggacaacgtttattttaaacaagatggcgctacgtgccacataagcaacgaaaccattgatattttacgggaataacacctgttattagaaaaccctttacgATTGTGTGTACTCCTTAATTTGCTTCGTTGCAAGAGACGGTGACGTGGATCCGAAGTTACCcactcaatttcgtttttcaccatagctcaAGATCACGACTCTAATCAGCCACAACTCAAAGCAGCCAAGAGAGACTCCGTCATGAAGGTTAAAGAATTCTTGGTTGCTGCATTCTTAATAGTAATAGGATGatctatacatttttaaatatcagtAAATCCAGTcataatgcatacatacgtattgaGACATCGTCCCCCAAGTATGTGAGGTCCCAGTAGACAGACTTATTCGGTGCAGATGCGATTGTGGTCAATTATGGCCGTCAAAGTAACATACAAATAACTCTAAGTCGGTGCCCCACAAACAGgtaacgttttttctaataaaacgatttttttttttgaccaagCTTCCCGGCACAAACTAAAGTTTCTAAACTTCTTGGAAGAAGTGGCAAAGTAAGATGAAGTGATAAAAAGTAGCTACATTCTTTCCTACATATAGCGTAAATTAAAGTGACTTTTGTGAAGCAAATTCAGGATGTAAATTTTAGATCCATTTCAGAAAGTTAAAAAGAATGAATGGAAAGAAGAATGGGTCATTGTAATAAATATTATCTTCAGATACTCTGACCAATATGAATTGAAATAATCTTCCATTAGATTAGCTATTTGAAACCCAGCTTGAAAAGGTAAACCATTTCCATGAATGTGAATAGACCAGATATGGAAGTACTTGAATCCATTTAGGGTCTTTGAAATCGTTTGCATATTCTCAGATTTTGTGCATTTAACaccatttactttttatatcaCAATGGCGGCGTAAAGTACGCTCCATTTGGAtcagtttaaaaatatgtataaaacataaaaagtgtatatattcacctgttattaaaaaaaacttactcacaatttatttttaacaaaattaataactcTTCATCTTTCCCTTCTTATATTCCATTAAATAGCCCACTCCGCTCGAAGTTCATGCCCTGAACCGAATGGCCGCTTCGCCGATGATGAGCAGTGTGATGCCTATCTCGAATGTAGGGAAGGTGTGCCTGAAGAGAAACTTTGTCCCGATGGCCTGCTCTTTAATCAGCGCACCAAAACAACTGGCGATTGCACGTACTTGCCCTTCACATCCTGCAAGGAACGCGCGCGCCTACAACCAGCCAACGGTACCGCCGAATGCCCACGTCAATTTGGTTTCTACCCATCAAGCGATCCAAAGAATTGCGGCGTCTACAAGAATTGTGCTCACGGCGAGGCTACACTCACCAAATGTCCCGAAGGATTGGCTTTTAATGTTGAATCATATCAATGCGACTGGCCTGATCTAGTTGCTGAATGCGATGCTGAGGGTTTTCTCGATTTCACTTGCCCACCACCAGAGATTGTCGATGGTGTGGAGAAGGAAGTGGACGTTAGTCCCGAGGGTGAGCTACGCTATTTCCGTCATCCCAAAACATGCAAGAAATATTTCGTATGCGTTAATGGCCATCCACGTTTGTACAATTGTGGCAAGTACTTGGCATTCAATGTGGAAACAAAGTTATGTGACTTCTACACACATGTGCCGGAGTGCTATGCACTTTTGAAGGAAAAGAAACTGGCTGCGGCCGCCAAGCAGGCATGAGGCGTTATACCCTAAGCTGTTATTGTTCGACTGCGTgtcaaattgtattttatttttgccaatAAATCCAATTAAATTCTGAGAGCTTTAACGATAACTTACATAAtctattttgtaaatgaaataataattaaatatttaaataaatattaaaaagtgtatTGCGCATTAATTTCGACTTGATACTCACGACTAAGCATTTGGTGTCTAGCAACAATGCTGATAAGTCTTATGTGCCGAGCAACATAGTTGAGCAAACATGTTGTGTTGCGCTACGTTGCTTATGAGTATTTTGAGTCTAGCAACATTGATGGTAAACATTTGGTGCTTAGCAACATTAGTCACAAACATTTTGAGTTAAGTAAACGTTGTGAGTCGACTATGCAGACTCTGAATAATTTGTATGGGTATTTTtctgtttaagaaaaaaatttaaagaaaaataaaaatagaaattgtaaaagCGGAATTATTTGAAGTAAgctgacatttttataattaaagtaGCCGTagttaagttattttattaCGATTATATGTGTAATGGAAGAAAGTGAGTTAGATTCTTTTAAAGCTCTCTATATGGAAGCATGAGCTACATAAAAAGTTTTAACTCGCTGTAGAAAGAAAAGGTCATTACTTCGAAGGCATTTTTTGGGGAATATGAAAGTAAATGCGCTCAAGAAGGAAAGATGAGTCAGTTGCTCCACTTATAATGTCAAACAAAAGAGAGAAAGAATGTGAAAGAATAACCCATCTGCTATGTAACGGCTTTACACTTATTAGTAAACACTTAGCGTAATAAGAAGGAATTGAATGCTTCAACTTCAAAGACTTAAATAGAAGGTATTGGCTCCTCGAAATTCAAATAACTAAAGGCAAAGAGAACAACGGTCTTTGGAACACGGATCGCATTTCATAAGTGTGGTAAAAgagcaagtgagatttacggattgctgaaaaaacttaatatttcgaaaatgtttgtttaccgcgcGAGttttcgtttttcccaaacgtctgaagtgacagacagaaaaagaagtggtcgttcccgcgtggttcgaaccagtgcagccattaACGCCGTCCGacaaagaattcgcagaaatccccttagaaagcagaaaatcatgtgcagagaaatgaatgtatcgatcagatccatgtcaagactaattagagatgatccccacatgaaagccttccgtcgctcaactggtcatcttttgacaatgcgcttgaagaaaatttgacTCGACAGATGccagcagcttcttcggtggcacgcggtcaacggacatgaaaatattctttttacagataagaaaatattcactgctttaagtttttaataagcaaaatgaaaaaatcaatgcTAAAACTTCTAGAGACGTAAAAAACGTTGTTCCAAGAGTTCAGCGTGGTCActatccagcctccgtaatggtttggtggggagtatCTTTTCATTTCTGCAAAAGGATTAGGAGCCCATAAATAGGCAATAGTATTAGGAATACATTCGAGTTGCACGATTAATTGATTCCGTAGAACTCGAAACCGTGAAACTGGAAGCTCAGATTTAGTATACCATTTTAATGAAAAGGTATGTGCATATagcttaattatattatatatattat harbors:
- the LOC129248495 gene encoding protein obstructor-E isoform X1, coding for MFKILLSATLCVAMFGALANGQCQQPNGTQPISGSCDAYIECKDGVAEEKLCPDGLLYNPKSSGYPCGYPIDVECSQGQARLQAAQPTDECPHQFGYYSMGDSRNCGKFKNCASGRGFVFDCPEGLAWNKDTYKCDWPDQVPDCDAEAFLGFKCPPPKPSPRGAFIGEPEKEYDFYPSNDNCQVYFICIEGRPRRIACDEASAFNPETQVCDDIENVPTCSPDVQQRGQEIKNARLSAQTAAAAKRRF
- the LOC129248495 gene encoding protein obstructor-E isoform X2 encodes the protein MFKILLSATLCVAMFGALAHSARSSCPEPNGRFADDEQCDAYLECREGVPEEKLCPDGLLFNQRTKTTGDCTYLPFTSCKERARLQPANGTAECPRQFGFYPSSDPKNCGVYKNCAHGEATLTKCPEGLAFNVESYQCDWPDLVAECDAEGFLDFTCPPPEIVDGVEKEVDVSPEGELRYFRHPKTCKKYFVCVNGHPRLYNCGKYLAFNVETKLCDFYTHVPECYALLKEKKLAAAAKQA